DNA from Colletotrichum higginsianum IMI 349063 chromosome 7 map unlocalized unitig_7, whole genome shotgun sequence:
gatgctTGTTTACTTTGCCGTGCTGATTATTAAAAAGGATCATGCTGAGCCATTGGTCAACGTAGCTGCAAAACCTCGACTTTGCATAACCAAGAGCAGCCAAGTCGCCTCTGCAAAACTCGCCTCTTGTGGCTAAACTGATCAGTTTGAACCATTGCTTCGTAACGATCATTCGGTAAGATATGTTCTAGAGCCTAAAGTAACTTCCTACAACCgcttctctcctcctcctcttcaacACTCACTTAGACAAAACGTTTCCCATTGCCTTGTCAGCCCAGTTCGTGAGGTTCAGGAAGAGCTTGCTTTCAAGTAAACCCGCTAATACATCGACAAACCTAGTTAGTGAATTCTTATTTATCACCCATCGACAAGGTCGAAAGATTCGAGGCTGTCCTTGCCGCGGTCATAGCCATTCTATTGactcttcatcctcctccttggccggAAGAGCCCGGCTCACTGGACCTTCTCCTGTCATAAACTTCTCACCGCCCGCAGGCGGTTCTCTTTTGCCCGCCTCGTCAGCTCAATCGCGGGGGCGTAGAGGTCAAAAATGTGAGGGAGCCCCGGGTACACATGCATCTCCAGCGGCACgttcgccgccgcgagcCGGCCCGCGAACGCCACCGCTTCGGCGCAGAacaggtcgacgccgccgacgtcgatgtAGGTGGGCGGCAGGCCCGCCACGTCCGTCGCCCGCGCGGGCGCCGCGTACGAAGGCACGTCCGGCCCGCCGACCTTCCCCTCGCCGAGGTACGCGGTCCAGCCGATGCGGTTCGAGGCGTCGGTCCACGTGAGGAACTGCGAGAGCGGGTTCTCTGGGAGCACCCGGGTCCTGTCGTCGAGCATCGGATAGATGAGGATCTGCTTCGCCAGAGGAGGTGACAGACGGCGGTCGCGGGCCATCAGggcggctccggcggcgatgccccCTCCCGCGCTGAGGGCGTAGAAGCCGATGCGCGCCGGGTCGACGTTGAGGCTTTTGGCGTGTAGGCTCAGCCACGCGAGTGCGGCGTAGCAGTCCTCGACGGGCGTCGGGTAGGGGAACTCGGGGGCCAGGCGGTACTCGACGGCGAACATGGACACGCCCGTCTCctgggcggccttggcggcgaggggccGGCTGTACGGGTCGACGtccccgccgacgatgccgccccCGTGGACGTAGATAAACGCCGGCTGCGTGCCGTTGGTCTCGTCGGCctttggtggtggtgcgaAGTGGTACAGCGCGATGGTCTGGCCATCAAAGGACTTGACTTGGTGCCTggtctcgacgatgccgtctGGCAGGGCGTGCTTGAGGATGGCGGACAGGCCGGTGTTGACGCTCGCGcggagctcgagggcgtcggt
Protein-coding regions in this window:
- a CDS encoding Arylesterase monooxygenase, with protein sequence MSPGLSLLGGVIVGILSILYYANQPAAPEMTGLQFDAEFWAAAGPLIAVRPPKRPTDALELRASVNTGLSAILKHALPDGIVETRHQVKSFDGQTIALYHFAPPPKADETNGTQPAFIYVHGGGIVGGDVDPYSRPLAAKAAQETGVSMFAVEYRLAPEFPYPTPVEDCYAALAWLSLHAKSLNVDPARIGFYALSAGGGIAAGAALMARDRRLSPPLAKQILIYPMLDDRTRVLPENPLSQFLTWTDASNRIGWTAYLGEGKVGGPDVPSYAAPARATDVAGLPPTYIDVGGVDLFCAEAVAFAGRLAAANVPLEMHVYPGLPHIFDLYAPAIELTRRAKENRLRAVRSL